Genomic DNA from Vespa velutina chromosome 6, iVesVel2.1, whole genome shotgun sequence:
AAGCAAAACGAATTCAACTTAATTCAGATTATATAAAACTTCCAAAACATGAGACGTCTAAAATAAATGCATGTAGTAATAATACTAGTGGATTAATATCAATAGAAAGATTGCCCATACcatctaaaaataaagaaaatcttccTTTAGTTGAATATTGGCATAGTGGAAGTGAAAGGTAAactgataattataaataataattatagagaatatattccaatcaattatgtatatacatacaggttttatacaaattttaattaaaataaaatttaatgtattttgTTAGTGATGATGAAACTACTCTTTTCTCAttatcaaaaggaaaagagtcTTTGAAACATAAACGAGAGCTTACTGATACATTCAGTATTGAGGATTTGAGTGAAGAAAGTGAAGATTCTTTGAATTTAGATCCAACACAACCATCTCATGCTTTTACGTGGACTTATGTACCTTCTGGATGTTTTGCTTGTCAttgtcaaatattataatgtaaaataagttatatttagtgaaaactatataaattatttatgaatgattaatattgacatttaaattatctatGATATATGGTATTTGGTGGATAATTAGtatgcattatatattttcaaatactttttaaGAAAGTAACAaagttcaaatatttttatgtgcTTCTATTGTAAAAGAtgctaatattaataaaatacatatatattccttttttgcGTATCTCAATAATATGTAcgctttattttaaatttacacagttaaaataaaataaactatatataaaataagacagCATCAAGACGCTGCGCacttttaacaataaattgtACATTACCTTTCTACATTCTCGTGatgaaaacattattattctcttattaaaaatttattaaattataaaaatcaaaaatatttatttgacatTTATGATACATAGTATTTACAGTTATGATAATTACACATGATCTAATGTTCAGGATACCTCTcagtcttattttttttatatagtaacatcatttttaatttctttttttttaagtatttactatttatcgattaattttttaatttattttgtaatagtaGCAGAAAAAGATATCATTAGATAATTGTAATAGTAGCAGAAAAAAGGTATCATTAGATAATATACATCCAATACAATTATACAACTATTTCTGTTTGTATACAATGATTATGTTGACTATTTACacaaaacgattattattatagtactAGTATCTTAACTTATTATcctatacaaaataaataagaaattactcttaaacaaaaaaattttccgaAATTTTCTAAGTTTATAACTCACTCCTTTCTGAAAATTATTTGCCATCATCAAGTTGTGATCTAAAATTGTAAAACTGAAGAATCATTATTttgtatcaaaatatttatactgcCAAATCTTATCAGATTATTTGATAGGACTTTCCATTTATTTAATGATGCAATgcatttttttgttacttctatttttatactaTACTTGTTTAACATTGATACTTGCACATTGCATAAGAAACTTGTTAAACAAACAACAAACACTTGTCTTATTACGCACTATATAagtaaacaatattaaataatataatttattaataaataataatattttaacggaatattataaataaatgtaagacctaataaaaaaaaataagtttatttatatattataatattagattgtcccaaaaatttctttcgctATCCGCACGCAGCTGCTTTATTTGGCAGTactaaaaaacgaaaaaaatttttgtgacaaccaaatatttttattttaagtatttatctgaatattaaacaaaattactAAGCagacaatataatatttaattaaaagaaataaaagtttttgcataaatattattcaagtTATATCaatactattataaaaaaaatcgacacatctacttatttaattatatatattataagtcaAATCACTACTTGAGATATACTTGCTATTTTACTGTGTTGTGTATAGAGTTACTTTGATAGTcaacgtttaataaatttcactgTTTTGTTCTTGAAAATATGGAAACAtactttatatcatatttaatatctttaagtTTTATATGTGGATTAATGTTTATCAGCTGAGCAAGAGTAGTACAATTTACTTTCATTCTATGACCTCCAACTACCATGTATGTACTTAATTGTCCTAAGTTAATAGGTTTTGATGGAATTCCATAAAACGAAAATTGGTTAAATGTAGATTTGTTAGAATTatcttgatttttataattattaattaaaaaattagtaCCAGAAGGATATCTTGGTAATGGATGTGTAGATTTCCGAGCTACAGCTTTTACTTTGTATGGACTATTACGCATACGTATAGTTGACTTGGCAGTAGATTTTCTGGCAACTGcacgattttttaattttggttttaataactttttctcttgtttcgtttcgtcttTTACTTCTGTCCCATTCATGCTATTCCACAAAActttttccattatattttccaacatatctttataatttgttatgctttctatttttacttgTAATTGTGGatgttctttattattatgaatttcaACTTGAGTTGGATTATTAAAGGTTTTATCACAatgtttacatttaaaaagattGATGTGTTTGGACGCATGTTTTCTCatgtcattaataaaaatcgttgTGAAAGAACATATAGGACAAacgtatattttatgtaactCTTCTCCATTATCCGTTTTGAAATGAAACGGTAAGTGAGAGTGAAACATATTTTGATGAGCTTTCATAGCACTTTCGGAGTAACATAGCTCGTCGCACCACTGACAAACCCATCCTTTAATTTTGCAATTATTCACATTTTGTACAGCCATATTAACATCACTGtcatctatattttttacacaTGAAACTGGTACgagtatttctttatatttaaatggaagatctattttcgttccttttagTTCATCTATTGTCGAAGTTTGATGACTTAAACTCCAATGTTTTCGTAGTATCTCTAAAGAACTACTTTGCATTTTGCAATAGTAACAAGagaatcttctttcttttgaactATAGTTATTTGTACAATTTCCATCTTTTGTATTACAACCTTCGgtatcttttttacatttctcgTCTTTTATATCATCACTGGTAGATTCAATATCCTCCATTAACATATCGTCCGTGATTTTAAATGGTAAATGTGAATGATTAAGCTCCCAATGTTCCCGAAATTCTGCTTTTATAGAACTACTAAAATTGCATTGTTGGCATTTAAGAGCATTTTTTGATGCATGTATTCTTAAATGTGCTTTCAGTCCAGCATAACTCATAGCAGTAAAACCACATTGATTACAAGTTTCTTGCATTTCGTGTGATATACGATCggttttatctttaataagtTGATCATTTgcttttcgtcttctttttctagaaCGTTTTTTCGGACTAACAATACCATATTCCTTCTCCCAGAATTCATCACTTAATTCTGGACCTCCAGCATcaggattattaattattttttcaggGCAGCCAGAATGTTTTGAACGAATATGTTGACGCATCAAGCTTTCAGAATTAGTACTACGATCACAATAAGGACATAGGAATCCAAGACGTTTCAAATGTGTTATTTTCACATGTAATTTTAATCCACGCCATCTAGCAAATCTCATTTTGCAATGCTTACAGATTAGAGGTTTGTCTGCATCGTTCTTCAATAAATctgtaatataatatcgtttaaattagTAATCCATTCTTAATCATTTTactgaaaatattatgatatatgtacaatactgattcataaaaaatacatcAAATTTACCTTTACTTTTATTTGCCTCTAAAGTTTGTTCATCTGCTACTTCTTGAGAAGATTCATCTTCATCGTTGGTAGCAATAACAAGATTCTTGTCACTAtcactatcatcatcattatcattattatcgtcatcatttaTATCTACATTTGTATTTCTGTTAATGATATCATGGcgtattcttttcttatccaaattcacattttttacaatttcaatATCTTTACTAATGATATCGCGATCCGTTTTAACAACAGaagatttatttcttgttGATTCTGACAAAATTGCATCTTTTGTATTAGATTGCAAATTCGTATCGTCCTTATTATCTTGTTTTAACACTAATCCTTTCATTATATCAGTTTGTCTCTTAAGTAAAGTACCAAcctataaaatacaaaatttataataatttcaggtgtctaatataatatacgattTTGTTAACATACCCAATTTTCAATAGCATTATCTGGAGAAAGAGGTGCATGATCCGGTCGTTCTCCATTATGATGTTTTGTAAAATGCTTTAATAAAGCATTACGATTTACCGACAAAAATCCACAATCCTTACAGTGCCATCTAAATGAatgttcataaatatttattatatcttattttacgatacgatatgaaatattgtaatatagtATTTACCTTGCATAATTTAATTCTCTGTAAAGATGATCCCGCATATCGTGTTTGTACTTCGTTTTATATTGATCacataatgtacatatatacaaattaccCACAGGTTTCCCATAAGGTCCAAATCTTTCTACATCtgattcattaaaatcattgaCATCAATAGACGAATTGGCCTTTGCTGTTGTCTCTAAtgaagtatcattattatcagtaaTAGTTCCCTTCgatgtattattttcaatttcattagaATTATTCATTTCAATCGAAATTTTCTCGCACGATAAAGAACGTTTTGACTTTTCTTTACAATGCTTGTTTTCATCGAGAGATACTGATTTACCATGTTTAATTTTGGCTGGTCTTGTAGAAACTGAATCTGtatcactctttctttttcctcctttaacAGACGTTTCGTTTCCTACCTCTTCATCCTCTAAAAGGATACCACGAATATGTCTCACTCGTGGCATATCCCTTCTCCAAAGAGGGGTAGTATCAAATGGCTCATCTTGTCCTGCTTGCTCAGAAGAATCGCCAGATTTTTTAGTTACACCTTTTATCTTCTGGTAAGCCATGATATAATCAGCATTTGGATCACCTGCATGTTTGCTAGTGATATGTTGTTCGAGAAGTACTTTTACACTAGTTTTGAAAGAGCAGACAGTACACTTGAATTGGTACTTATCGTCATGGCTTACAGACGCATGAGTGATCATTTCTGCTTTGTAAACACATTTATATTCACAAATATTACACTTCCAATGATTACCATCTGGATCTggaatttcttcttccatttcttcttgAGCTGGTTGTTGAATATTTTCTGTACTTTCTAATTCTCTAATTACTTTAACAAATGGTCTCTTCTCCGGATGTTTATCAGAAAGATGCCTTTCTATGATATGCCTACATAACATTCCATTACTATCAGAGAGCATATAAAATGCACCATATATTTAATagcatatataaaacatttggCAAGTGTAGacagaagataataaataataaataataattaataaaatattgaaagaacttgaataatatttttaattctatttcttaCACTTGTCAtatgtttaaattataatatttgttaaataaagatcatatatataagctgatagtaaaacaattattttacaaaccTATGATAGTGATGATGATTACAATGAGAACATTTATAAAGTCTGGTATCATGCATTTTCAAATGAACTCCCATTTTATCTATTGCTATATTTTGTCCTTCTTGGCCAGAAGATGGCTGTGGACAATGTGGGCAACGAAAGTATTGTTCATCCGAATGCAATGCTTTTAAATGATATCGTAGCATAGCTTCATCGACAGTAAGATAATTACATTCTGCTAcactacatacatatctatacataAAGTAGAATATAATTAGTgctataatacaattaaaatgcTAAAGCTAAATTAGTTTAGcaatagtatatacatacctttTATGTTCTGGTACAAATTTAGGTATAAAACTCTCATCATTATCTTTTGGAGAGTCTTTAGGTTTTCCTCCCATTCGACCATTTTGATGAGAACTACTTGCAAGATTAACCATTTTGTCAaacatcctttcttttttatctaaacaAGGTACTGGATTGACTGGGCCAATTTCTGGTACAGTTTCATCTTTAGCATGAAGTTGCAGATgtctaataatatttgttctaACTTTGGTAGTATAAGGGCAGACAGCACATTGTACTTCGCGATTATATATCGCTTGACGAGGCAATAATTCTATTTCATCAGGGCCAaaagttaatttttcaatatcaccTGTTTTTTCGGCATCCTTTTCTGATGCCTTTgctgtttttcgttttttaccTTTTCGTTCTCCATTAGTTGGACGCTATatccaataaaataaaaatttttgattataaaataaaccaacgaattaatatttattacatcatCATTATCTACTTACTAAAGGTTGCACAATAAAGAGGCCATCAGCTGAAGGATTTTCTGGATCGGCAGGAATTACTTTACTGTACTGAATTTTATGTTTTGTTCTCATATGAGCCATAGCTTGATAGGAAACAGTACACCGTGCTTTACATAGTGAACAACCAAAACGTTTTAATCCATGTAATTTTAAATGCTCAAGTAAAAAGCCAATTTTCACAAAACGTTTGCCACAATGTGTACAATTTAAATTCTTATCGAGTGTTTTATAAGTACACTTTTTAAGGTGTATTCGAAGATTAGCTGCAGTTGAAGCATTAAAATCACAATCCTCATAGccacatttatataattgatttcCTGTAAAGCCTGTATCCTTAATATCTTCCAAAGTCAAAGGTTTTTCTGATTTATCGTGTATCTTTGAAACAGAACCATTTGATGCTTCTCCACTACTATGAGCTACATCTACTTGTTCCTTTTTAGTGTTATTTTCAACAGAATCTATGTTTAATGTTTCTTTGATATCTTCATCGCTTTTTTGGTTTAATTtgtcttctttgtttttagtATTATCTTTAGAAATTTCAATCTGctctaatatttctatatcacTATCAtctgttttgttttcattaattatcgatttctTACTATCAGCTGGTAAGTTGCTATTGTCAGACACATTTTTCACAAAATTAGGATTTtctaaaacattaatattgaCATATTCATCCGAACaatctaatatatttgttaatcgTAATGGATCTACTGCACTTATATCTCCATCTACAcctgataataattgtaattcaGGTTCATGAAGAATGTGTTTTGAGGTATGATAATTTCCTTCTTGAGTACAACTTTTTTCGGATTCTATGGTCTTCTTAGGAACAAGAGATTCACCTGGTGGATTTTTATCAAGAACACAACTTTGTGATGAAGTCAATATTTCAGATATGTCATCTTCACACTGAAGAAGATCTTTGCAGCTATTAGAATTATGCATTGAATCTAAAGAGTTATTTCCATAAGATTTAGGACTCATTTTAACAGACGAAGAATTGCTTTCATTACTGCtgcatattgaaaatatattaaccaATTTCTTATCTGATGTAGTgtcatttgttttttcatccaatatagatatttcttcCAATGATTGAGTAGAAGCAGAAGATAAATATTCGACATCTTTTTCCtgtttattttctgtttcattttttGCATCTATCATTTCACTTGATGTTTTTATGTCCAAGGTTCTTATTAAAAGTTGATTTATTACATCTTTAGTTCTTACTGCCtgaaatttcaatcgaaatcagtgttaaatttttcctcgattaaataaaaaaatacatacctGTGCTGGTAGAGAACGTTCAAGAATTTGTGGTAATCTGTTACAATGAAATAGACTTAAATGGGTAAGCATATCACTAAATGAGTCTGCACCATTTAAACAGTACAagcattgatatttataaatcccATGAATTTTGTAAtgctataaataatataaaattataagcaTGGAATCatgtttaacaaataattttttctatattcttatatacttaCTATTATAAGTTGCTCTATTTTTAAGCATGATGCGGAACATAGATGACACTTGTAAATAGATAGAGTAACTGAATGCTTTGTTTTCAAATGAGATATGAATGTCTCTGGTATATAAAAAACCTTTCCACACTCTAaacgtaaaattaatatttcaaattataaatttcattcaaaataaaaagtaccatacataaaaataaagtataagtaaatcatatttttaataaaaaaaagatacaaaccATGTTGACATACAAATGGTTGTATATAATCATGGCGATTATAATCTTCTTTTGTTGGAAgctcttttattaatttaccgAGCAAAATACCAGCCTGGCTTCCTGCATGAGATACTGcctataaaaagaatataaaaataatacataagaataatgaaatatgtCTATTTTTTCCagagaattttgtttttaagatACCTGATGAATTTGTACATAAGATGGTGCTATTGCTCTATAAAAGCAGCAATTACATTGATAACGACAATGTTCATGCTTCTCTTCCATGTGCTGTTGCATTTGTGTCCAATCACTCAGAATAGTATGACAATAGGCACACTTTTGGTAGTCATACGAagaattatctttcttcttattaacaCACATATCATGCTGAGCATAATGTTGACaatataaagtaatagaatCTGTTGTAAAAGAACAATCTCGAGCCATACACTTGTAAAATTGACTGAGTTTTTGAGGTTTCAACATAGCAGTATAAGCATCAGAAGATTTCAATTTAGTTAATATCGATTGTGATGTTAAATCCTTTGCTTTAAGTAAAGGTGATGTTTTAACTACTTTTAGGATTTTATAATTTAGATTTGTAAGAGATGGAGATTTTGAGCCTGTAATATTATGTGTAGTTACTGGTGCAATAGTAGTATTTTTACCAACAGAAACTTGAAATGGTAATTTATTATGTTCTATTTGAATTATCTTTGACTTTGGGACAATGGGTACATAATTGGTAGTATGCGATGACGTAGATGTCAATGATTGGACCGGTATTAATTGTAGAGATTCTTGAGCAGCACTTTTGTTTGGAACTGGCTGTCTTATAGTTACcgaattaaatctttttaaaataagtgGTTGAGCAGTCTTTTTTAGTAATGAGACAGCTTTACGCTTAATTGGTGAAGTTTCAACAGCTTTTCTGATATCACTTATCTAAAAGtgaatatagatattatgaagaacttttttatattattatcaaaatttcattaacattCGAATATTTGTAAGATACTTACAATCGTATTTTCACTTTCAATACTGTCAGTACATGGTGCAAGACTAACTACATtctcaatttttaaaaatgaacattCCTCTTCTGTATCTGTTTGTAATATATCCCCTGGAGTATCAGATTGGCTTCCAgctaataagaaatatacaaatattgtaatataaaaaatataattgttacatagaaatatatatacttactacCGCTTAAAGATACAGTGTCTTCTTGATTTTCTGAAGAATGATTAGACACAGAAAGCATATCACCGCTCAAACGTCTGAATCTGAGGAAACTTTTTGgttcatcgtcatcattacctgtgatttcttttatggactcatacatttttttatcttgtttcCCTAAGAAATGTTTAATACTTGCAATAGGTACAACATTTGGAGGTTTTGGTATAGATGCGGGTGCGGACATTTTGTCATCAGTATTAGTTTGCACTTTTGTAGAATTTTCAGACGCACATCCATCACGTGATTTTATACTTTGAAGTTGAGCAGCAAGTCTTTGTATAGTTGTCATCATTGGATCTTTTGATGATACATTGGaagtttcttttaatattgaGTTTACATCTGTAGTTATTTCAGTATCTGTCTGTTCACTACTAGAATCTGAATCATAAACAGTTGCAGACTCTCTAGTAGTTTCATTATCACTTGTTTCAATTTCACTTTCAATGTTCTTACCATCAATATTTGCGGGTACTAAAGGATCTTGGACATCTGCTTTTTCAGAACTaggatttaaattattttgatctGTATTGCTATTATCTTGCTCTTTAGTTTTCTTCAATTCATCAGATTTCAATATATCTTCCTTACTTGTTGTTTTATCATTTGATATACATGATTCTGTTGTCTTTGTATTACTTTCAGATGATGTTGTGCTTGTGGAAGATACAGAGTTGTTTGAAGTGCCTAGTTCagaaacattattaattaagataaGATCTTTATTTTGACTATCTTCTTTATGCacatttgttttcattttatctttgagAGTAtcaataatagattttttcttttcagagaCATCTTTATGTACTTTAATACCAAAGTTCTCAACAATCtcttgcattttcttttttcgttccaaTTGGATCTCTACTTCTTTGTGCTCCAGTTCAGGTG
This window encodes:
- the LOC124950004 gene encoding uncharacterized protein LOC124950004 isoform X2 → MNGKLKIKAGKMDEYDKKFAEMQKYIPFLEAMIERLQNVKDKSREIQLQKMQSLHGILSNSKRKLKIETLQRCEDVLQKLHNKVEKGNAPGLHVPNKKIGDIASQPTASLDDTEKRNKKKKSADIQVITIQTKMEETPASPTPPVSPETVPQMAPIIIPTERSIEPISEISDKHINLNEMEISHSIKPIIIPIERNCDIGRQSPNSRIGSISNEDTDELTCSEWDMLEESEIQNTKFTRGTWKSVISSNHDVSNAAKLMSNSLPQKMTDSQTTTKTRHIVTVPVPSLGGSRRLSSVLEKNMLTGLNLDIINSNIRTESPVNVPEVLLNSPDPEMLFSKPKNISPRAKDGFSTPKSNSKPPMLVSPPPVSTEPPLSIEDLAELLNEEEGTEEGDKKDDQLKDNSDLKRLGLEKTKEDTLIKKDNNKKISSNTDLSTSKHLLSQDDIDRESDRRWEEVDKHIVKLTTRKCLPNAIQTSSNAKPETLKSNEIKGPPPLLQHNFSLNIDKSIDHRHRSSSPSFKLESRYAESYERHPRQLRDNVNDKILNLHSRLHDEEVGNVHVLHGGPIMQEDRSTMLYQRRAQTPNIGDTSRIDHSVQQEHFNRQSVSQPLWPSHPPSNPNDFCNPQWTSPNNYNGLGNNSMQGMPIPNSMYQHPMGMLQDMWNSGVPNSAPMDSHPINDSPIRPSHFNANIMPGIRPLLSTPHSRVQEVGHDDSPMNPSIIPPLMSPTNFPPQYRGFHDVPFDRPVDYPISRQSWDQPINRSNEPSYRNDPEMNCTDGIMGMPGSYSRPSTPCPWNRDRDRCNRGRGRDGYYNDRCRGEVRNNFTRDGRPRPERLLRDVQIDWDNCNRFNRDSRTSVSDRDPRLRIDHGNTSSLNSNHNRENSSSSSSTSNRDPRLTKDKQSNVNKLKDNAYQERDPRKRSISSSTLSSTSQKVQQKSKSKKVEASKRDSDNSSKQMSDKISKDKKQSPLESLYGVIDTKGKGSQSSGLQKFKIPKIKRLEQSTHSNNSSNEEKKSDSDKNSAEKEDTSAEVTSSSDVPQLKENWDADDVISETVPLKNEDVSAIKGTNIEREASSPTTSIADKDETKFEEPDSIMNTSAATSEIVENAKKDDTEIDGLKLKDGVTQEWIEGLIRKSLEFGEGKKLFEQAKLIQKLGEALEAKKLKKIKKIIESESESSSSDKDEDVEAKRIQVKKKRRVIVSSDSSDEDCLAERLDILTNLSKEKNENKELENKELENKELENKELEKDNNISADNSISIEKNQKNICFESKGFVNTINESDIDNLENSCTTLEKSGIIEVPEFNNDTNNILENSNDNKEIEDKKHDLEKIQKFAEELNVNERYTSIENISVSNNETTEDKESSLKISKPKTKRRNSLEMLQEDIREMFISEGVVSATGHRLCRVLKENQTSTSTITPTSNPSSVSKKSESCKLSNKQNVEIEGEEQISKTKKLPRIRNNEKSGKTKCKNKKEVQRVTRQSSKEQTFSSDSEEDQPLSLRTTNRESNSNKNLDVSKEEDEKYQDAEVLRRSKRVLRKDVPKEARVLIEKTNIAKIDSSKTMFDSSSDESLGIDMSVLTDVIDTSLNMEKQSSHQRSSSQVASPKNKTNIQNFSKKGSKRKRSMLLNIDKIEDTVSVTDEESIISDISMSSSISSAKKVNNNIDKLNNGEELSSDIVVGLVPSKANKDMSQLEKGSDADVDEDVNDLVRIEQGQKKISVKKKKKKFTWQMGILSKKKKKKTSTLVQVESDRIIPEIQHTSEKISIQKDKSDVKEKTKNLVEENIPEKEHTKEPVLPSVNYENNNAAGNVVNSKEDSKKKDSKEKNKEIDCTTSCNVSIESSVKKTILQTENKEISPIKDDKTSTNEDVSLLSTEDSVSSEHETSLNFQIQQLIEYAWTGQERYKCLLCSFHGKSITHHYKLNHPDKEVLISRFQSTEAQMAIEESKNNNYEETCTEFSEKKSYLFNCRICYFSTEGTKDAAIEAFYEHCTTHTGEYRFQCKSCPYQTVTKTSMRTHYYKLCRKYGSVFNEVMIEDPIPNENGIYGYLCSVCNYVQLKRTNLQTHIKTWHSDATDVNIIKINMSTDATDITSPVPITSEKLELKIEKCETSQSEEKQINDEQKNEALISNNCENKITETQVISEEKDQEVSDNKEIECTTNKDLSNIPPKSKEQLTLLEKELTELTVPITISDKLSVFVCPPELEHKEVEIQLERKKKMQEIVENFGIKVHKDVSEKKKSIIDTLKDKMKTNVHKEDSQNKDLILINNVSELGTSNNSVSSTSTTSSESNTKTTESCISNDKTTSKEDILKSDELKKTKEQDNSNTDQNNLNPSSEKADVQDPLVPANIDGKNIESEIETSDNETTRESATVYDSDSSSEQTDTEITTDVNSILKETSNVSSKDPMMTTIQRLAAQLQSIKSRDGCASENSTKVQTNTDDKMSAPASIPKPPNVVPIASIKHFLGKQDKKMYESIKEITGNDDDEPKSFLRFRRLSGDMLSVSNHSSENQEDTVSLSGTGSQSDTPGDILQTDTEEECSFLKIENVVSLAPCTDSIESENTIISDIRKAVETSPIKRKAVSLLKKTAQPLILKRFNSVTIRQPVPNKSAAQESLQLIPVQSLTSTSSHTTNYVPIVPKSKIIQIEHNKLPFQVSVGKNTTIAPVTTHNITGSKSPSLTNLNYKILKVVKTSPLLKAKDLTSQSILTKLKSSDAYTAMLKPQKLSQFYKCMARDCSFTTDSITLYCQHYAQHDMCVNKKKDNSSYDYQKCAYCHTILSDWTQMQQHMEEKHEHCRYQCNCCFYRAIAPSYVQIHQAVSHAGSQAGILLGKLIKELPTKEDYNRHDYIQPFVCQHECGKVFYIPETFISHLKTKHSVTLSIYKCHLCSASCLKIEQLIIHYKIHGIYKYQCLYCLNGADSFSDMLTHLSLFHCNRLPQILERSLPAQAVRTKDVINQLLIRTLDIKTSSEMIDAKNETENKQEKDVEYLSSASTQSLEEISILDEKTNDTTSDKKLVNIFSICSSNESNSSSVKMSPKSYGNNSLDSMHNSNSCKDLLQCEDDISEILTSSQSCVLDKNPPGESLVPKKTIESEKSCTQEGNYHTSKHILHEPELQLLSGVDGDISAVDPLRLTNILDCSDEYVNINVLENPNFVKNVSDNSNLPADSKKSIINENKTDDSDIEILEQIEISKDNTKNKEDKLNQKSDEDIKETLNIDSVENNTKKEQVDVAHSSGEASNGSVSKIHDKSEKPLTLEDIKDTGFTGNQLYKCGYEDCDFNASTAANLRIHLKKCTYKTLDKNLNCTHCGKRFVKIGFLLEHLKLHGLKRFGCSLCKARCTVSYQAMAHMRTKHKIQYSKVIPADPENPSADGLFIVQPLRPTNGERKGKKRKTAKASEKDAEKTGDIEKLTFGPDEIELLPRQAIYNREVQCAVCPYTTKVRTNIIRHLQLHAKDETVPEIGPVNPVPCLDKKERMFDKMVNLASSSHQNGRMGGKPKDSPKDNDESFIPKFVPEHKRYVCSVAECNYLTVDEAMLRYHLKALHSDEQYFRCPHCPQPSSGQEGQNIAIDKMGVHLKMHDTRLYKCSHCNHHHYHRHIIERHLSDKHPEKRPFVKVIRELESTENIQQPAQEEMEEEIPDPDGNHWKCNICEYKCVYKAEMITHASVSHDDKYQFKCTVCSFKTSVKVLLEQHITSKHAGDPNADYIMAYQKIKGVTKKSGDSSEQAGQDEPFDTTPLWRRDMPRVRHIRGILLEDEEVGNETSVKGGKRKSDTDSVSTRPAKIKHGKSVSLDENKHCKEKSKRSLSCEKISIEMNNSNEIENNTSKGTITDNNDTSLETTAKANSSIDVNDFNESDVERFGPYGKPVGNLYICTLCDQYKTKYKHDMRDHLYRELNYARWHCKDCGFLSVNRNALLKHFTKHHNGERPDHAPLSPDNAIENWVGTLLKRQTDIMKGLVLKQDNKDDTNLQSNTKDAILSESTRNKSSVVKTDRDIISKDIEIVKNVNLDKKRIRHDIINRNTNVDINDDDNNDNDDDSDSDKNLVIATNDEDESSQEVADEQTLEANKSKDLLKNDADKPLICKHCKMRFARWRGLKLHVKITHLKRLGFLCPYCDRSTNSESLMRQHIRSKHSGCPEKIINNPDAGGPELSDEFWEKEYGIVSPKKRSRKRRRKANDQLIKDKTDRISHEMQETCNQCGFTAMSYAGLKAHLRIHASKNALKCQQCNFSSSIKAEFREHWELNHSHLPFKITDDMLMEDIESTSDDIKDEKCKKDTEGCNTKDGNCTNNYSSKERRFSCYYCKMQSSSLEILRKHWSLSHQTSTIDELKGTKIDLPFKYKEILVPVSCVKNIDDSDVNMAVQNVNNCKIKGWVCQWCDELCYSESAMKAHQNMFHSHLPFHFKTDNGEELHKIYVCPICSFTTIFINDMRKHASKHINLFKCKHCDKTFNNPTQVEIHNNKEHPQLQVKIESITNYKDMLENIMEKVLWNSMNGTEVKDETKQEKKLLKPKLKNRAVARKSTAKSTIRMRNSPYKVKAVARKSTHPLPRYPSGTNFLINNYKNQDNSNKSTFNQFSFYGIPSKPINLGQLSTYMVVGGHRMKVNCTTLAQLININPHIKLKDIKYDIKYVSIFSRTKQ